A genomic window from Caldicellulosiruptor kronotskyensis 2002 includes:
- a CDS encoding NHL repeat-containing protein: MKKLIITFLTLFVCVSVLLMSVVVFASVLQIIPTKDKSENLRLPNSVAVDSKGFIIVADTDNCRIVKFDPTGKKVFSIGMKGNQKNQFSYPAAVTCDKNGNIYVADTGNSRLVKLSSDGKWIASWEKVKAKQGKLQAPMGIAVDLKGYIYVSDYSLSKIVKYNSKGEFVSEITKLNTNGDKLNFPRGIAVDSAGNLYVADSGNNRIVVINQKGNVVSIYNKINNYFKLHHPLGIAIDQSGENIAITDTDYHRVILYSLKMKKAYTWGKNEKNKFILNYPTGVCFDLKGNIIFADTYNSRILKIVIKK, encoded by the coding sequence ATGAAAAAACTTATTATTACTTTTCTGACTTTATTTGTATGCGTATCTGTTTTGCTAATGTCAGTTGTTGTGTTTGCAAGTGTACTCCAAATTATACCAACCAAGGACAAAAGTGAAAATTTGCGTTTGCCAAATAGCGTGGCAGTTGATTCAAAAGGGTTTATAATTGTAGCTGATACAGACAATTGTAGGATAGTTAAATTTGATCCTACTGGTAAGAAAGTTTTTTCAATTGGTATGAAGGGTAATCAAAAGAATCAGTTTTCATACCCTGCAGCAGTTACATGCGACAAGAATGGCAATATATACGTAGCGGATACAGGAAATTCAAGATTAGTTAAGTTATCCTCAGATGGAAAGTGGATTGCTTCATGGGAAAAGGTTAAAGCAAAGCAAGGTAAATTACAGGCACCTATGGGAATTGCTGTAGATCTTAAAGGTTATATATACGTTAGTGATTATTCACTAAGTAAAATTGTTAAATATAACAGTAAGGGAGAATTTGTGTCTGAAATAACAAAGTTAAATACAAATGGAGATAAATTAAATTTTCCTCGCGGTATCGCTGTTGATTCAGCTGGAAATCTATATGTAGCTGATAGTGGAAACAATAGGATTGTTGTTATAAACCAAAAAGGCAATGTTGTTTCTATATATAACAAAATCAATAATTATTTCAAACTTCATCACCCATTAGGTATTGCAATTGATCAAAGTGGCGAGAATATTGCTATCACGGATACTGATTACCATCGAGTTATTTTATATTCTTTAAAGATGAAAAAAGCTTATACCTGGGGAAAAAATGAGAAAAACAAATTTATTTTGAATTATCCGACTGGTGTGTGTTTTGACTTAAAAGGAAATATTATCTTTGCAGATACGTATAATAGCAGAATATTGAAAATTGTAATTAAAAAATAA
- a CDS encoding glycoside hydrolase family 48 protein encodes MKRYRRIIAMVVTFIFILGVIYGVKPWQEVKAGSFNYGEALQKAIMFYEFQMSGKLPSWVRNNWRGDSALKDGQDNGLDLTGGWFDAGDHVKFNLPMSYTGTMLSWAVYEYKDAFVKSGQLEHILNQIEWVNDYFVKCHPSKYVYYYQVGDGSKDHAWWGPAEVMQMERPSFKVTQSSPGSTVVAETAASLAAASIVLKDRNPTKAATYLQHAKDLYEFAEITKSDAGYTAANGYYNSWSGFYDELSWAAVWLYLATNDSTYLTKAESYVQNWPKISGSNTIDYKWAHCWDDVHNGAALLLAKITGKDIYKQIIESHLDYWTTGYNGERIKYTPKGLAWLDQWGSLRYATTTAFLAFVYSDWVGCPSTKKEIYRKFGESQIDYALGSAGRSFVVGFGTNPPKRPHHRTAHSSWADSQSIPSYHRHTLYGALVGGPGSDDSYTDDISNYVNNEVACDYNAGFVGALAKMYQLYGGNPIPDFKAIETPTNDEFFVEAGINASGTNFIEIKAIVNNQSGWPARATDKLKFRYFVDLSELIKAGYSPDQLTLSTNYNQGAKVSGPYVWDASKNIYYILVDFTGTLIYPGGQDKYKKEVQFRIAAPQNVQWDNSNDYSFQDIKGVSSGSVVKTKYIPLYDGDVKVWGVEPGTSGATTTPTPTPTATPTPTPTSTPTPTPTPTPTPSPTPTPTPTVTPTPTPTPTPTVTATPTPTPSSTPVAGGQIKVLYANKETNSTTNTIRPWLKVVNTGSSSIDLSRVTIRYWYTVDGDKAQSAISDWAQIGASNVTFKFVKLSSSVSGADYYLEIGFKSGAGQLQAGKDTGEIQIRFNKSDWSNYNQGNDWSWMQSMTNYGENTKVTAYIDGVLVWGQEPSGATAAPAPTVTPTPTSTPTPTPSSTPVAGGQIKVLYANKETNSTTNTIRPWLKVVNTGSSSIDLSRVTIRYWYTVDGDKAQSAISDWAQIGASNVTFKFVKLSSSVSGADYYLEIGFKSGAGKLQAGKDTGEIQIRFNKSDWSNYNQGNDWSWMQSMTNYGENTKVTAYIDGVLVWGQEPSGATATPTPTPAPTPTPTPTVTPTPTPTSTPTPTPTVTATPTPTPSSTPGVLGEYGQRFMWLWNKIHDPANGYFNQDGIPYHSVETLICEAPDYDHLTTSEAFSYYVWLEAVYGKLTGDWSKFKTAWDTLEKYMIPSAEDQPMRSYDPNKPATYAGEWETPDKYPSPLEFNVPVGKDPLHNELVSTYGSTLMYGMHWLMDVDNWYGYGKRGDGVSRASFINTFQRGPEESVWETVPHPSWEEFKWGGPNGFLDLFIKDQNYSKQWRYTDAPDADARAIQATYWAKVWAKEQGKFNDISSYVAKAAKMGDYLRYAMFDKYFKPLGCQDKNAAGGTGYDSAHYLLSWYYAWGGALDGAWSWKIGSSHVHFGYQNPMAAWALANDSDMKPKSPNGASDWAKSLKRQIEFYRWLQSAEGAIAGGATNSWNGRYEKYPAGTATFYGMAYEPNPVYHDPGSNTWFGFQAWSMQRVAEYYYVTGDKDAGALLEKWVSWVKSVVKLNSDGTFAIPSTLDWSGQPDTWNGAYAGNSNLHVKVVDYGTDLGITASLANALLYYSAGTKKYGVFDEGAKNLAKELLDRMWKLYRDEKGLSAPEKRADYKRFFEQEVYIPAGWTGRMPNGDVIKSGVKFIDIRSKYKQDPDWPKLEAAYKSGQAPEFRYHRFWAQCDIAIANATYEILFGNQ; translated from the coding sequence ATGAAGCGTTACAGAAGAATTATTGCCATGGTTGTAACCTTCATATTTATTTTAGGAGTGATATATGGGGTTAAACCATGGCAGGAGGTTAAAGCTGGTTCATTTAACTATGGGGAAGCTTTACAAAAAGCTATTATGTTTTACGAATTTCAAATGTCTGGTAAACTTCCGAGTTGGGTACGCAACAACTGGCGTGGCGATTCAGCATTGAAGGATGGTCAAGACAATGGACTTGATTTGACAGGTGGTTGGTTTGATGCAGGTGATCATGTCAAGTTTAACCTTCCAATGTCATACACTGGTACAATGTTGTCATGGGCTGTGTATGAGTACAAAGATGCTTTTGTTAAGAGTGGTCAATTGGAACATATCTTAAATCAAATCGAATGGGTTAATGACTATTTTGTAAAATGTCATCCAAGCAAATATGTATACTATTACCAGGTTGGGGATGGAAGTAAGGATCATGCATGGTGGGGGCCTGCTGAGGTTATGCAAATGGAGAGACCTTCATTTAAGGTCACCCAGAGCAGTCCTGGATCTACAGTAGTAGCAGAGACAGCAGCTTCCTTAGCAGCAGCTTCAATTGTTTTGAAAGACAGAAATCCCACTAAAGCAGCAACATATTTGCAACATGCAAAAGATTTATATGAGTTTGCAGAAATTACAAAAAGCGATGCAGGTTACACTGCTGCAAATGGATATTACAATTCATGGAGCGGTTTCTATGATGAGCTTTCTTGGGCAGCAGTTTGGTTGTATTTGGCAACAAATGATTCAACATATCTCACAAAAGCTGAGTCATATGTCCAAAATTGGCCCAAAATTTCTGGCAGTAACACAATTGACTACAAGTGGGCTCATTGCTGGGATGATGTTCACAATGGAGCGGCATTATTGTTAGCAAAAATTACCGGCAAGGATATTTATAAACAAATTATTGAAAGTCACTTAGATTACTGGACTACAGGATACAATGGTGAAAGGATTAAGTATACACCAAAAGGATTAGCATGGCTTGATCAATGGGGTTCGTTGAGATATGCAACAACTACAGCATTTTTGGCATTCGTTTATAGCGATTGGGTTGGCTGTCCAAGTACAAAAAAAGAAATATATAGAAAATTTGGAGAAAGCCAGATTGATTATGCGTTAGGCTCAGCTGGAAGAAGCTTTGTTGTTGGATTTGGTACAAATCCACCAAAGAGACCGCATCACAGAACTGCTCATAGCTCATGGGCAGACAGTCAGAGTATACCTTCATATCACAGACATACATTATATGGAGCGCTTGTTGGTGGTCCAGGCTCTGATGATAGCTACACAGATGATATAAGTAACTATGTGAACAATGAGGTTGCATGTGATTATAATGCAGGGTTTGTGGGTGCATTAGCAAAGATGTATCAATTGTACGGTGGGAATCCAATACCAGATTTCAAAGCTATTGAAACTCCAACAAACGACGAATTCTTTGTTGAAGCTGGTATAAATGCATCCGGAACTAACTTTATTGAAATTAAAGCGATAGTTAATAACCAAAGTGGTTGGCCTGCTAGAGCAACAGATAAGCTTAAATTTAGATATTTTGTTGACCTGAGTGAATTAATTAAAGCAGGATATTCACCAGATCAATTAACCTTGAGCACTAATTATAATCAAGGTGCAAAAGTAAGTGGACCTTATGTATGGGATGCAAGCAAAAATATATACTACATTTTAGTAGACTTTACTGGCACATTGATTTATCCAGGTGGTCAAGACAAATATAAGAAAGAAGTTCAATTCAGAATTGCAGCACCACAGAATGTACAGTGGGATAATTCTAACGACTATTCTTTCCAGGATATAAAGGGAGTTTCTAGTGGTTCAGTTGTTAAAACTAAATATATTCCACTTTATGATGGAGATGTGAAAGTATGGGGTGTGGAACCAGGAACTTCTGGAGCAACAACGACTCCAACACCAACACCAACTGCTACACCAACACCAACGCCAACATCGACACCGACGCCAACACCAACACCTACACCTACACCATCACCAACTCCAACTCCAACACCGACAGTGACACCAACCCCAACCCCAACCCCGACACCAACAGTAACAGCAACACCAACACCGACGCCGAGCAGCACACCTGTAGCAGGTGGGCAGATAAAGGTATTGTATGCAAACAAGGAGACAAATAGCACAACTAATACGATAAGGCCATGGTTGAAGGTAGTGAACACTGGAAGCAGCAGCATAGATTTGAGCAGAGTAACGATAAGGTACTGGTACACGGTAGATGGGGACAAGGCACAGAGTGCGATATCAGACTGGGCCCAGATAGGAGCAAGCAATGTGACATTCAAGTTTGTGAAGCTGAGCAGTAGCGTAAGTGGAGCGGACTATTATTTAGAGATAGGATTTAAGAGTGGAGCTGGGCAGTTGCAGGCTGGTAAAGACACAGGGGAGATACAGATAAGGTTTAACAAGAGTGATTGGAGCAATTACAATCAGGGGAATGACTGGTCATGGATGCAGAGCATGACGAATTATGGAGAGAATACGAAGGTAACTGCGTATATAGATGGAGTATTGGTATGGGGACAGGAGCCGAGTGGAGCGACAGCGGCACCAGCACCGACAGTGACACCGACACCAACATCAACACCAACACCGACGCCGAGCAGCACACCTGTAGCAGGTGGGCAGATAAAGGTATTGTATGCAAACAAGGAGACAAATAGCACAACAAACACGATAAGGCCATGGTTGAAGGTAGTGAACACTGGAAGCAGCAGCATAGATTTGAGCAGAGTAACGATAAGGTACTGGTACACGGTAGATGGGGACAAGGCACAGAGTGCGATATCAGACTGGGCCCAGATAGGAGCAAGCAATGTGACATTCAAGTTTGTGAAGCTGAGCAGTAGTGTAAGTGGAGCGGACTATTATTTAGAGATAGGATTTAAGAGTGGAGCTGGGAAGTTGCAGGCTGGTAAAGACACAGGGGAGATACAGATAAGGTTTAACAAGAGTGACTGGAGCAATTACAATCAGGGGAATGACTGGTCATGGATGCAGAGCATGACGAATTATGGAGAGAATACGAAGGTAACTGCGTATATAGATGGAGTATTGGTATGGGGACAGGAGCCGAGTGGAGCGACAGCGACACCGACACCTACACCAGCACCAACTCCAACTCCAACTCCAACAGTAACACCTACCCCAACACCAACGTCAACACCAACCCCGACACCAACAGTAACAGCAACACCAACACCGACGCCAAGCAGCACACCGGGTGTGCTTGGCGAATATGGGCAGAGGTTTATGTGGTTATGGAACAAGATACATGATCCTGCGAACGGGTATTTTAACCAGGATGGGATACCATATCATTCGGTAGAGACATTGATATGCGAAGCACCTGATTATGATCATTTGACCACGAGTGAGGCATTTTCGTACTATGTATGGTTAGAGGCAGTGTATGGTAAGTTAACAGGTGACTGGAGCAAATTTAAGACAGCATGGGACACATTAGAGAAGTATATGATACCATCAGCGGAAGATCAGCCGATGAGGTCATATGATCCTAACAAGCCAGCGACATACGCAGGGGAGTGGGAGACACCGGACAAGTATCCATCGCCGTTGGAGTTTAATGTACCTGTTGGCAAAGACCCGTTGCATAATGAACTTGTGAGCACATATGGTAGCACATTAATGTATGGTATGCACTGGTTGATGGACGTAGACAACTGGTATGGATATGGCAAGAGAGGGGACGGAGTAAGTCGGGCATCATTTATCAACACGTTCCAGAGAGGGCCTGAGGAGTCTGTATGGGAGACGGTGCCACATCCGAGCTGGGAGGAATTCAAGTGGGGCGGACCGAATGGATTTTTAGATTTGTTTATTAAGGATCAGAACTATTCGAAGCAATGGAGATATACGGATGCACCAGATGCTGATGCGAGAGCTATTCAGGCTACTTATTGGGCGAAAGTATGGGCGAAGGAGCAAGGTAAGTTTAATGATATAAGCAGCTATGTAGCGAAGGCAGCGAAGATGGGAGACTATTTAAGGTATGCGATGTTTGACAAGTATTTCAAGCCATTAGGATGTCAGGATAAGAATGCGGCTGGAGGAACGGGGTATGACAGTGCACATTATCTGCTATCATGGTATTATGCATGGGGTGGAGCATTGGATGGAGCATGGTCATGGAAAATAGGGAGCAGCCATGTGCACTTTGGATATCAGAATCCGATGGCGGCATGGGCATTAGCGAATGATAGTGATATGAAGCCGAAGTCGCCGAATGGAGCGAGCGATTGGGCAAAGAGTTTGAAGAGGCAGATAGAATTTTACAGGTGGTTACAGTCAGCGGAGGGAGCGATAGCAGGAGGCGCGACAAATTCATGGAATGGCAGATATGAGAAGTATCCAGCAGGGACAGCAACATTTTATGGAATGGCATATGAACCGAATCCGGTATATCATGATCCTGGGAGCAACACATGGTTTGGATTCCAGGCATGGTCTATGCAGAGGGTAGCGGAGTATTACTATGTGACAGGAGATAAGGACGCAGGAGCACTGCTTGAGAAGTGGGTAAGCTGGGTTAAGAGTGTAGTGAAGTTGAATAGTGATGGTACGTTTGCGATACCGTCGACGCTTGATTGGAGCGGACAACCTGATACATGGAACGGGGCGTATGCAGGGAATAGCAACTTACATGTTAAGGTAGTGGACTATGGTACTGACTTAGGAATAACAGCGTCATTGGCGAATGCGTTGTTGTACTATAGTGCAGGGACGAAGAAGTATGGGGTATTTGATGAGGGAGCGAAGAATTTAGCGAAGGAATTGCTGGACAGGATGTGGAAGTTGTACAGGGATGAGAAGGGATTGTCAGCGCCAGAGAAGAGAGCGGACTACAAGAGGTTCTTTGAGCAAGAGGTATATATACCTGCAGGATGGACAGGGAGGATGCCGAATGGAGATGTAATAAAGAGTGGAGTTAAGTTTATAGACATAAGGAGCAAGTATAAACAAGATCCTGATTGGCCGAAGTTAGAGGCGGCATACAAGTCAGGGCAGGCACCTGAGTTCAGATATCACAGGTTCTGGGCACAGTGCGACATAGCAATAGCTAATGCAACATATGAAATACTGTTTGGCAATCAATAA
- a CDS encoding glycoside hydrolase family 44 protein, with product MRVKTKMGKKWLSILCTVVFLLNILFIANVTNLPKVGAATSNDGVVKIDTSTLIGTNHAHCWYRDKLETALRGIRSWGMNSVRVVLSNGYRWTKIPASEVANIISLSRSLGFRAIVLEVHDTTGYGEDGAACSLAQAVEYWKEIKSVLEGNEDFVIINIGNEPYGNNNYQNWINDTKNAIKALRDAGFKHTIMVDAPNWGQDWSNTMRDNAQSIMEADPLRNLVFSIHMYGVYNTASKVEEYIKSFVEKGLPLVIGEFGHQHTDGDPDEETIVRYAKQYKIGLFSWSWCGNSSYVGYLDMVNNWDPNNPTPWGQWYKTNAIGASSVPTSTPTPTPTPTVTPTATPTPTPSSTPVAGGQIKVLYANKETNSTTNTIRPWLKVVNTGSSSIDLSRVTIRYWYTVDGDKAQSAISDWAQIGASNVTFKFVKLSSSVSGADYYLEIGFKSGAGQLQAGKDTGEIQIRFNKSDWSNYNQGNDWSWMQSMTNYGENTKVTAYIDGVLVWGQEPSGATAAPTPTATPTPTPAPTATPTVTPTPTPTPTPTVTATPTPTPSSTPVAGGQIKVLYANKETNSTTNTIRPWLKVVNTGSSSIDLSRVTIRYWYTVDGDKAQSAISDWAQIGASNVTFKFVKLSSSVSGADYYLEIGFKSGAGQLQAGKDTGEIQIRFNKSDWSNYNQGNDWSWMQSMTNYGENTKVTAYIDGVLVWGQEPSGATAAPTPTATPTPTPAPTPTPTVTPTPTPTPTPTSTPTSTATSIPLPTVSPSSAVIEIAINTNKDRSPISPYIYGANQDIEGVVHPARRLGGNRLTGYNWENNFSNAGNDWYHSSDDYLCWSMGISGEDAKVPAAVVSKFHEYSLKNNAYSAVTLQMAGYVSKDNYGTVSENETAPSNRWAEVKFKKDAPLSLNPDLNDNFVYMDEFINYLINKYGMASSPTGIKGYILDNEPDLWASTHPRIHPNKVTCKELIDKSVELAKVIKTLDPSAEVFGYASYGFMGYYSLQDAPDWNQVKGDHRWFISWYLEQMKKASDSYGKRLLDVLDLHWYPEARGGNIRVCFDGENDTSKEVAIARMQAPRTLWDPTYKTSVKGQITAGENSWINQWFSDYLPIIPTINADIEKYYPGTKLAISEFDYGGRNHISGGIALADVLGIFGKYGVYFAARWGDSGSYAAAAYNIYLNYDGKGSKYGNTNVSANTSDVENMPVYASINGQDESELHIILINRNYDKKLPAKISITSSKNYTKAEIYGFDSNSPIVRKMGSMDNIKNNVLTIEVPNLTVYHIVLY from the coding sequence ATGAGAGTAAAAACAAAAATGGGAAAGAAATGGTTGAGTATACTATGTACAGTTGTTTTTTTATTGAACATTTTGTTTATAGCAAATGTAACGAATTTACCCAAAGTTGGTGCGGCTACATCTAATGATGGAGTAGTGAAGATAGATACTAGCACATTAATAGGAACAAATCACGCACATTGCTGGTACAGAGATAAACTTGAGACGGCATTGCGAGGGATAAGGTCATGGGGTATGAACTCTGTGAGGGTAGTGCTGAGTAATGGCTATCGATGGACGAAGATACCAGCAAGTGAAGTAGCAAATATTATATCATTGTCAAGAAGTCTTGGATTCAGAGCCATTGTATTAGAAGTTCACGACACGACAGGATATGGTGAGGACGGTGCAGCATGTTCATTGGCGCAAGCAGTAGAATATTGGAAAGAGATAAAGAGTGTGTTAGAAGGCAATGAGGATTTTGTTATAATAAACATTGGTAATGAGCCGTATGGGAACAATAACTATCAAAACTGGATTAATGACACGAAGAATGCTATAAAAGCGCTAAGGGATGCAGGGTTCAAGCACACGATAATGGTTGATGCACCGAACTGGGGGCAGGATTGGTCTAATACTATGAGAGACAATGCCCAGAGCATAATGGAAGCAGATCCGCTGCGCAATTTGGTATTTTCGATTCATATGTACGGTGTATACAATACAGCGAGCAAGGTAGAAGAATATATCAAGTCATTTGTGGAGAAAGGGCTGCCATTAGTTATTGGGGAGTTTGGGCATCAGCATACAGATGGTGACCCTGACGAGGAAACTATTGTCAGGTATGCAAAACAATACAAGATAGGACTTTTTAGCTGGTCTTGGTGTGGCAATTCGAGCTATGTGGGGTACTTGGACATGGTAAACAATTGGGACCCCAATAATCCAACTCCATGGGGGCAATGGTATAAAACTAATGCGATTGGTGCCTCTTCAGTACCTACTTCAACACCAACACCGACACCAACACCAACAGTAACACCAACTGCTACCCCAACACCGACGCCGAGCAGCACACCTGTAGCAGGCGGGCAGATAAAGGTACTGTATGCAAACAAGGAGACAAATAGCACAACTAATACGATAAGGCCATGGTTGAAGGTAGTGAACACTGGAAGCAGCAGCATAGATTTGAGCAGAGTAACGATAAGGTACTGGTACACGGTAGATGGGGACAAGGCGCAGAGTGCGATATCAGACTGGGCCCAGATAGGAGCAAGCAATGTGACATTCAAGTTTGTGAAGCTGAGCAGTAGCGTAAGTGGAGCGGACTATTATTTAGAGATAGGATTTAAGAGTGGAGCTGGGCAGTTGCAGGCTGGTAAAGACACAGGGGAGATACAGATAAGGTTTAACAAGAGTGATTGGAGCAATTACAATCAGGGGAATGACTGGTCATGGATGCAGAGCATGACGAATTATGGAGAGAATACGAAGGTAACTGCGTATATAGATGGAGTATTGGTATGGGGACAGGAGCCGAGTGGAGCGACAGCAGCACCGACCCCGACAGCGACACCGACACCTACTCCAGCACCAACAGCAACTCCAACAGTAACACCAACCCCAACTCCAACCCCGACACCAACAGTAACAGCAACACCAACACCGACGCCGAGCAGCACACCTGTAGCAGGTGGGCAGATAAAGGTATTGTATGCAAACAAGGAGACAAATAGCACAACTAATACGATAAGGCCATGGTTGAAGGTAGTGAACACTGGAAGCAGCAGCATAGATTTGAGCAGAGTAACGATAAGGTACTGGTACACGGTAGATGGGGACAAGGCGCAGAGTGCGATATCAGACTGGGCCCAGATAGGAGCAAGCAATGTGACATTCAAGTTTGTGAAGCTGAGCAGTAGTGTAAGTGGAGCGGACTATTATTTAGAGATAGGATTTAAGAGTGGAGCTGGGCAGTTGCAGGCTGGTAAAGACACAGGGGAGATACAGATAAGGTTTAACAAGAGTGATTGGAGCAATTACAATCAGGGGAATGACTGGTCATGGATGCAGAGCATGACGAATTATGGAGAGAATACGAAGGTAACTGCGTATATAGATGGAGTATTGGTATGGGGACAGGAGCCGAGTGGAGCGACAGCAGCACCGACCCCGACAGCGACACCGACACCTACACCAGCACCAACTCCAACTCCAACAGTAACACCTACCCCAACCCCAACCCCGACACCAACATCAACACCAACATCAACGGCAACGTCAATTCCATTACCAACAGTATCACCATCGTCGGCTGTTATTGAAATAGCAATAAATACAAATAAAGATAGGTCACCAATTAGCCCGTACATTTATGGTGCAAACCAGGATATTGAAGGTGTAGTTCATCCTGCAAGAAGGTTAGGTGGAAACAGACTAACAGGATACAATTGGGAAAACAACTTTTCAAATGCGGGGAACGATTGGTATCATTCAAGTGACGATTATTTGTGCTGGAGCATGGGAATTTCTGGTGAAGATGCGAAGGTTCCAGCAGCAGTGGTATCTAAATTTCATGAGTATTCCCTTAAAAATAATGCTTATTCTGCTGTAACTTTGCAAATGGCAGGATATGTGTCAAAAGATAATTATGGTACTGTTAGTGAAAATGAAACAGCTCCATCTAACAGGTGGGCAGAGGTAAAATTTAAGAAGGATGCTCCTTTATCTTTGAATCCAGACTTGAATGATAACTTTGTTTATATGGATGAATTCATAAATTATTTGATAAACAAATACGGAATGGCTTCTTCACCTACCGGGATAAAAGGGTATATACTTGATAATGAGCCTGATTTGTGGGCATCAACACATCCACGTATACATCCTAATAAGGTCACATGCAAAGAGTTGATTGATAAATCTGTTGAACTGGCAAAAGTTATAAAAACCCTTGATCCATCAGCTGAAGTTTTTGGATATGCATCATATGGGTTTATGGGTTATTATAGTCTCCAAGATGCGCCTGATTGGAATCAAGTTAAAGGAGATCATAGATGGTTTATAAGCTGGTATCTGGAACAGATGAAAAAAGCATCAGACAGTTATGGAAAAAGATTATTAGATGTGCTTGATTTACACTGGTATCCAGAGGCACGAGGTGGAAATATTCGCGTGTGCTTTGATGGCGAAAATGACACATCAAAAGAAGTTGCTATAGCTAGGATGCAAGCTCCAAGAACACTATGGGACCCGACCTATAAAACATCAGTGAAAGGGCAAATTACAGCTGGTGAGAACAGCTGGATAAACCAGTGGTTTTCAGATTATTTGCCTATAATTCCAACCATAAATGCGGACATAGAGAAATATTATCCTGGTACAAAACTTGCTATTAGCGAATTCGATTATGGCGGTCGAAATCATATTTCAGGGGGAATTGCTTTAGCTGATGTTCTTGGTATATTTGGTAAATATGGAGTGTACTTTGCAGCAAGATGGGGCGATTCTGGTAGTTATGCAGCGGCTGCATATAACATTTATCTTAATTATGATGGAAAAGGCTCAAAATATGGCAATACAAATGTAAGTGCTAATACAAGTGATGTTGAAAATATGCCAGTTTATGCCTCAATAAATGGGCAGGATGAATCTGAACTTCATATTATTCTAATAAACAGAAACTATGACAAAAAATTGCCTGCGAAGATCAGCATTACAAGCTCAAAAAACTATACAAAAGCAGAAATTTATGGTTTTGACAGTAATAGTCCTATTGTCAGAAAAATGGGAAGTATGGATAATATAAAAAACAATGTTTTAACTATTGAGGTACCTAATTTAACAGTTTATCATATTGTTTTGTATTAA